In the genome of Desulfuromonas acetexigens, one region contains:
- a CDS encoding thioesterase family protein yields the protein MSATLSPLRRSPEEQTRLERLLREIFEERFPFNALLGLRVESFAPASPGLTFVMRPELVGSYVHNRLHGGAIATALDTVGGFAVVVAVAEKHADESADQLVNRFGRFSTIDLRVDYLRPGVGQSFHARAEVTRLGGRIASARMELKNESGLLIATGSAAYVVS from the coding sequence ATGTCCGCGACCCTTTCGCCCCTTCGCCGCTCCCCGGAGGAGCAGACCCGCCTGGAAAGATTGCTGCGCGAGATTTTCGAGGAGCGTTTCCCCTTCAACGCCCTGCTCGGCCTGCGGGTCGAATCCTTCGCCCCCGCGTCCCCCGGTCTAACCTTCGTCATGCGTCCCGAACTGGTCGGCAGCTACGTTCATAATCGGCTGCACGGCGGCGCCATCGCCACCGCCCTCGATACGGTGGGTGGTTTCGCGGTGGTGGTCGCCGTGGCGGAAAAACATGCCGACGAGTCGGCCGATCAGCTGGTGAACCGTTTCGGTCGCTTCAGCACCATCGATCTGCGTGTCGATTACCTGCGTCCCGGTGTTGGCCAAAGTTTTCACGCCCGCGCCGAGGTTACCCGCCTGGGAGGCCGCATCGCCTCGGCGCGCATGGAGCTGAAAAACGAATCCGGACTGCTCATCGCCACCGGCTCGGCCGCCTACGTGGTGAGTTAA
- a CDS encoding ABC transporter ATP-binding protein encodes MNLSVAIRHEGPLLDFAAELPEGRITALVGPSGSGKTSILHAIAGLLRVRQARIRLGEAVWDDERVHLPTRLRPIGLVSQHYGLFPHLTAQANVEMSLTHLPKGQRRERARHYLALARVEGLEGRFPHELSGGQRQRVALARAIARDPQLLLLDEPFSAVDRSTRQRLYIELRRLHAELRTTILLVTHDLDEAARMADHLVLLRHGRLLQAGPTAAVLARPASVSAARLLDIPNVFAGEFIGTDAEGAALLNWGAHRLRLTPAPDVAVGTTVRWAVLPSNLLLVRPDKPWGEHLENPIPGRVCEVLELGGEALVWVVPDGLPETRMQMRIPVRSLRRSPLQVGDPLTLCLRAADIVPLADAPAHEP; translated from the coding sequence ATGAACCTTTCCGTCGCCATCCGCCACGAGGGTCCGCTGCTCGATTTTGCCGCCGAGCTGCCCGAGGGGCGCATCACCGCCCTGGTCGGGCCGTCGGGGAGCGGCAAGACGTCAATTCTGCACGCCATCGCCGGTCTCTTGCGGGTGCGACAGGCGCGCATCCGCCTGGGGGAAGCCGTCTGGGACGACGAGCGCGTTCATCTCCCCACCCGGCTGCGCCCCATCGGGCTCGTTTCCCAGCATTACGGTCTTTTTCCGCACCTGACGGCGCAGGCTAACGTCGAGATGTCCCTGACCCATCTGCCGAAGGGGCAACGGCGTGAGCGCGCCCGGCATTATCTCGCCCTGGCCCGGGTCGAGGGATTGGAAGGCCGCTTTCCCCACGAACTCTCCGGGGGGCAGCGGCAGCGGGTGGCGCTGGCCCGGGCCATCGCCCGCGACCCCCAGTTGCTCCTTCTCGACGAGCCCTTTTCCGCCGTCGACCGCAGCACCCGCCAGCGCCTTTACATCGAACTGCGGCGCTTGCACGCCGAGCTGCGCACCACCATCCTGCTCGTCACCCACGATCTCGACGAAGCCGCACGCATGGCCGACCACCTCGTGCTCTTGCGCCATGGACGGCTGTTGCAGGCGGGGCCGACGGCGGCGGTCCTGGCTCGTCCGGCCTCCGTGTCCGCAGCCCGGCTTCTCGATATCCCCAATGTTTTCGCCGGGGAGTTCATCGGCACGGATGCCGAGGGGGCGGCGCTGCTGAACTGGGGAGCGCACCGGCTGCGGCTGACCCCCGCGCCGGATGTCGCCGTCGGCACGACGGTGCGCTGGGCGGTGCTCCCCTCCAACCTGCTCTTGGTGCGGCCCGACAAACCCTGGGGGGAGCATCTGGAAAATCCCATCCCCGGCCGGGTCTGTGAGGTGTTGGAACTGGGCGGCGAGGCGCTGGTCTGGGTCGTTCCCGACGGCCTGCCGGAAACGCGGATGCAGATGCGCATTCCGGTCCGCTCCCTGCGCCGCTCACCCTTGCAGGTCGGCGATCCTTTGACCCTGTGCCTGCGCGCGGCGGATATCGTGCCTCTGGCCGATGCCCCGGCCCACGAGCCCTGA
- the modB gene encoding molybdate ABC transporter permease subunit: MDWSAIALSLRLALATLLILLPLALAVARWLAVTSFKGKPWIEGLLALPLVLPPTVIGYYLLVSMGRQTLFGQYYERLVGHTLAFSFEGLVVASILFNIPFAVQPMQRAFAAIPREVREAAQCCGLTFWQALLRIELPLAWPGILSAAVLTFAHTLGEFGVVLMVGGNIPGETKTVAIAIYDQVQSFDTASAGAMALLLLVISLVTIAVSYGLAERLLKGRGRA; this comes from the coding sequence ATGGATTGGTCGGCAATCGCTCTCTCTCTGCGTCTGGCGCTGGCGACCCTGCTCATCCTGCTGCCTCTGGCCCTGGCCGTCGCCCGCTGGCTGGCGGTCACTTCCTTTAAAGGCAAGCCCTGGATCGAGGGGCTGCTGGCGCTGCCGCTGGTCCTGCCGCCGACGGTGATCGGTTACTACCTGCTGGTGAGCATGGGTCGGCAGACCCTGTTCGGGCAGTATTACGAACGGCTGGTCGGGCACACCCTGGCCTTCAGTTTCGAAGGGCTGGTGGTGGCGTCGATCCTCTTCAACATCCCCTTTGCCGTACAGCCGATGCAGCGGGCCTTCGCCGCCATTCCCCGGGAGGTGCGCGAGGCCGCGCAGTGCTGCGGTCTGACCTTTTGGCAGGCGTTGTTGCGCATCGAGCTGCCGCTGGCCTGGCCGGGCATTCTCTCGGCGGCGGTGCTGACCTTCGCCCACACCCTGGGGGAGTTCGGCGTGGTCCTCATGGTCGGCGGCAACATTCCCGGCGAAACGAAGACCGTCGCCATCGCCATCTACGATCAGGTGCAGTCCTTCGACACGGCTTCGGCCGGGGCCATGGCCCTGCTGCTGCTCGTCATTTCCCTCGTCACCATCGCTGTCAGTTACGGGTTGGCCGAGCGGCTGCTGAAAGGGCGGGGCAGGGCATGA